The proteins below are encoded in one region of Parasteatoda tepidariorum isolate YZ-2023 unplaced genomic scaffold, CAS_Ptep_4.0 HiC_scaffold_4827, whole genome shotgun sequence:
- the LOC139424871 gene encoding uncharacterized protein, with protein MGDLPKSRVSQNFPFAISGVDFCGPFTIKYKNQRKAIHLELVTELSSQAFIATLKRFFSRRGKSSTLYSDNATNFVGSNNELQQLLSLVKNPDKSLCNYMSHENIKWKFLPPRSPNFGGLWEAAVRSLKYHLKRVVGYKKLTYEDFLTVTTQIESVLNSRPLTPLSSDANDLSVLTPVHSLIGRPFTSIVEPDVTNVSDNMLSLWHKTTKFEQFIWKKWHKDYLSTFQQRSK; from the exons ATGGGTGATCTACCCAAAAGTCGTGTGAGTCAAAACTTTCCATTTGCCATTTCAGGTGTGGACTTTTGCGGtccatttacaattaaatacaaGAACCAACGGAAAg CAATTCATTTGGAGCTTGTGACAGAGTTGAGCTCTCAAGCTTTTATAGCTacattaaagagatttttttcgcGTAGAGGAAAAAGCAGTACTCTGTACTCAGATAATGCGACTAATTTCGTTGGGAGTAATAATGAGTTACAGCAATTACTTAGCTTAGTTAAAAATCCTGATAAGAGTTTATGTAATTATATGAGTCATGAAAATATCAAATGGAAATTTTTGCCACCTAGGAGTCCGAATTTTGGAGGGCTCTGGGAAGCTGCAGTGAGATCCCTCAAATATCATCTGAAAAGAGTAGTGGGTTATAAGAAATTaacttatgaagattttttGACTGTAACTACTCAAATTGAGTCAGTTTTAAACTCAAGACCGCTTACCCCGTTATCTTCAGATGCCAATGATTTGAGCGTTCTCACTCCAGTCCATTCCCTGATCGGAAGACCGTTCACATCAATTGTTGAACCTGATGTAACCAATGTATCTGATAATATGTTGAGTTTATGGCACAAAACCACTAAATTCGAGCAATTTATATGGAAAAAGTGGCACAAAGATTATTTGTCAACTTTTCAACAAAGGTCGAAATG